Part of the Arachis hypogaea cultivar Tifrunner chromosome 6, arahy.Tifrunner.gnm2.J5K5, whole genome shotgun sequence genome, ATTTAAAACTTTCAGTTAAAAATGTGAAtgttaaatatgaatataaatgtTAAAGAAATATCTTAAAAGTAAGACTACCTATAGCCAAGTGTTAAAATTCGAATTTCATTTTATACAGTAATTTATTAACTAGCGACAATTATTAAATAAAGTCTCGATTTGCGACGAATAAATTCTTAATTTATTGTAATGAAAGATAGCATAGGcaaccaaaataaatattaaaggtGCAGCATATTATATATGCAAAACTTTCAATTCCATTTTTAACTTCTAAGTACTTAGAGATTGGCAGAGTCAACAAAATGGTAGTTATAGCGTGAAATATCAGCGAGATGTTTGTATATCAACAaaattgtattatatatatatatatatatatatatatatatatatatatatatatatatatatatatatatatatatattaaatcgtGCATAAATTTACATCTCTATAAAGTGATTAGTCACAcgaatatatttttatgtaaggataataataattaaaaattattaaataataattacataTAAAATATGCGTCTAACATTTTCatatcaacaacatttaatgtatATTTGTACATTATATCACCTTTAAAATGCTATTGCAATTTAAGAAAGCGTTATAGTTTCAGTATGTACGATATATTGTAAAGCtaataattagttttaaattaataagagtaaagtaataaataaattttaaaaatttatagtttagataaattaattgttaaaaaaatattaataaaatcttttaatGTGAACacactatttttaaattaatcctTATGATTAAAGTATGTAAAAGGTTTTAGTTTAAACTAACTTATCTATTTTTATGATTCTAAAAAACTacattgataattttttaaaaaaattaatatattcaaaatataaatttttaggaatttatttgtcactttactaaattaaaattgaaatagatgATGAACATACATAAAGTAAAACAATACATCATGCATAGCAATAACGCgccaaattttcattatgttgaAATTAAAGTATCCATATATAATATAAGTAGTGCATGGTAACTACTCATAATAAGTGATATTATATAtcactcatgcattcatagttaCTATATATATTAATCATATAGCTAATGTTGCTCACTAATTAATTAACTACATATACATAGCAAGAGTACGTAACATAGAAATACATATATGCATATGTAACTATATATCCTTATATTATAGACTATAGTAGTAGTAGTGATTTAATTTTGGTTACGTTGATGATCAAATCCAAATAGCCTTAGCATCTTTGAGCAATGGAACTAACTCATTCCTGACATGGAGGCTCATGATTCTCTTAGAACCACCAATGAATTGTTGGCCTATAAACACAGCTGGCACACTTGGCTGGCACCCCATTCGGATCAACTCGTTCTCAATCTGCTCTCCATTTGAGATCTCATCAAGCTCATAAACAGTTGCATTTGCACCAAAGCTTCTTATCAGTGATTTCATGGAGTGACTCAAGCAACACGTGCTCTTGCTGAATATCACCACTGGCTTCTCAGCCACCATGCTCGCCACACCTTCCATCTtcaatgattattattattattatatgtatatgtgTTTATAGATATGAATGATGTAAAGTGAGAATTGATGAAGGGTTATTTATAAGGTGGTGTGTGAGGGGTGGGGTTGTTATTGCATTGCCGACccatgattgaaaaataaaataaaatgatggaAAATAAAGGGAATAATAAGATAGAAGAGAAGATTTGAAGAGTATTCTCGATAAATAATGTACCTTTTATTGTACTGCACTTGCATTGCATCAATATCTATCATACATAACAACTTGCCTTATAGCTAGCTGTTAAGGTCGATCTAATTCTTCAAAGAATAAGATTCATCAGAAATATGTGCATCAAAGAGAGcatatatatcttttttcttttttttcacaaaatgGAAATAATAAATGCTTGCCTTAGCTTCTATTTTGCGCCACATCTTATCATCATCGTCATAACAACACAGAAGTATACACTATTATTGCTATGTGACTATATGTGTGTTATCTCTTCATTTTTGGAGCATCTACTACTAAGGTTGagagaaaataataaagaaagtGGTCCTAAATAAAACACTACTCATGagcaactttatttattttatatattttctttgtAAGATTCTCACCCCTTCCGATCCGTAGTAGAAAAATTGAAGATATATTTGGTACCATGGTACTCATCTAAGGACAAAATCAAACATACGTACGTAGTCCTACTTATATTAATGACCGTGCAGGAATGTTTATAGATTATTATAACCAATAACTATAGTCTATATATATAGCATATGGAAACGTGTTCATGGTTATTATTATATGATTTCCTTGATTATTGGATGGGAAAACTTAGGGGGGGAGGGGGGGaagaaatataataaatttttgtgttagTATGTTTCTTTGAACTATGtcatacaaaaataattaatgtttGTAGGTATAATAATGACAAACTTGCATTAGCAAATTTATCAGAAAGTCTAGTGGTTAGTTCGCTAGCGGTGGGGGTTTGAATCTTACTTTATACATGTAACAATTTATTGgctaataacaaatttttaaatataactcTGATACTATTAGTCTTTAATCTTTCATATTGGAAGAACTGtgggaaaaaaaaaatagaaagcataTTAACTGTTATATAATGCACGGTCCCTTTGGTATATTTACATTATCATCTGTtggattttaattattaatattagatCAAGATCAAAGGTAATGAAAAGAAAGGAAATGCATATggttattgaagaataaaatggAGGTCAAGAAATTTCGAGAGTTATATCACTTGAGGAATCCGTTACATAATACATACATTGTGGTCTCCAAGCTCATATAGGCGTGAAGATCCTTCGATTTTGCTAGagaagttctttttttttttttttacgtattacttactatttatttatttatttatttatttatttttgtcagAGTGAGAGATTAGAGATTTAACATCATAAATGGATAACACTTTTAAGTAACAGAATGTGCTTCAAGAACCCTAACTCTTGTATTACTTACCTCTTGCTATCTTGGTATGTAGATATAGGCTTTTTGTGATTAAGTTGTATTCTATTGTCTTAGTGGGATTTCAAGAAATCATGGAGCCTCACGAGTCACGATGATGCATAGTTATCTCCAAATGTCTCTTCTACCTTAGATATTTCCTTAAGCAGTGATCATAAAATATATGAATGGATATATTCTATTtggttcattaaaaaaaaaaaaagaaaaagaaaacacttGAAACTAAAGGGTAAAGGCCTCTATTATGATCTTACCTTGCCTCAACCACGAGTTGAAACTCAGCATTGGTAACAATTCGATAGGGGGAATATATTGTAGAAGTGATTATGAGAGAGACAAATTAAGATAGAAATGGAATAAGAATATatggtaaaaaataaaataaataaagttgtgGCGGAGCGTGACAAAGGcacaagaataaaaagaaaacgaGGACGGTTTTCAGCATACAAGATTGTAAATTAAGGAACCTAGACACAGTTTCTCTCGTTGTTCCAAGCTGTTTATGCTTCAACTTTAACCCTTTTATAGATGCAAAGCAAAGTATTCCCTTTGCTGAATGTTCAACAACATAAAATTTGAGCTGCTCAAAATTTGAATTATGTTGATCAAAATCATTTACGTGGATCACAATGGTTCAATGAGCATGTCAATGACACAGGACTAAGCCAGCGGAATCTTTAGGTAAAAGTAAAACCTACTCGTTTACCTTCATTTGGCCACGTGGCAGAAAACTTTAGTTGTTAGATATTTAGATATAACATGGTATAGTTGGGGgtgaatagaaaaaaattaatataccatGTCCAAGTTTACTAGACTAAACCCTTGGCACTTGCATAGCAAATAGCCAAATACTAATGAGCACTGAAAAAAGTAAAGATTGCATTACTTCCCCCAAAAATTACCTTACTATTAAAggtgaaaaaaatggaggagaaacaaaaatatataacacCTTAAAGTGTGCattataaaaatacaataaaactaAAGTGTGCATTATGTTAGAGCAAATATCTCCCCTCATATATGGACTTAGGTAAACCATTCAAAATCAGGCAGACGCCATAAGAAAAATTTGATACATAACTATCAAATATAACTTATCCAGAAATCATACAGTAGAGAAATGTACAGTTATAATAACCATTACCAAATAACAACTTCGGTTCCAAGAGATCTTCCATCAAATGTTTGGCTTCTAAGAAAAATGCTACGAGGCAACATCGTCATAAAAATGCTTCTTGTGATATACCCATCAGATCATGCTGGGACCACAGAATTATAATGCTCACCAAGTCCAAAAGCATGCTTGTGGTAGGAAAGCATAATACTTGAACTCGATGAGGCAGTGGTAGCAGCGGATTTATACTCCTTCCCCATCTCCACATCCGGGAAGGAGCCGGAAAATATCATAATATGCTTCTTCAAGCAGTGAGTCAAGGCACCAAGCTCTAACTGTCCTCCCCATAAAGCCGTGGATTCCACCTCTTTACAATAGTTTTCAAATTTCTCAGCAAGTGTTTCATCTGAATCATCTTCGATCAAATTTTCTGAAAGGAAAAACGGAAGGAACTCAGCTGAATGCTTTCTCATATAAGCAGCTGCCATTTCTCGAAGTTCTTGGTATGTATGAGGTGATCTACCGCCAGAGAGGAGGGCCAGCTGATCCTCAACAGCTCTATAGAGGCAGTGCCCATCAGGCTTTATTTCACACACAGTTAAACCGAGAGGCTTCAacttcttttccaatttttcattTTCAATTGTACGATCACTTATAGTGTCACTCTGCTCTGCTTGGATTCTCTGCTCCCTTTCTGCTTCTTGTTGAGCTCTTCGGTCACGCTTCTGTTGGGCCTTGCTAACCCTTGCACGGTCAGGCTGATTGGCAACAGATACTCCAGCTATGGCCTTTATCAAACTGTCTAAATTTCCCTTTTCATTCCCATTACCACCACTGCTATAGCCTAATTCAGCCAGTTCTTTTGCATGTTTCTCTTTAAGATTAGCAGAAAGTCGAGTAACCTCGTCCTCCACTTGTTTCTTCTTAGCTTTCTGTTCAGCCTTGCTACCTCTAGCTGCTGcctttttcatttcaatttcttttttctgCAGTTGTGATATCTCTTTCCTGAAAGTACATAGTCATCGTGGAGAAATGTGTCACATGAGacaagaacaagaaaaactaagaagTAATAAAACGTATACAATCTAGAGTGAATGAAGTGATATTTTTGTAATTacaatttaaacaaataaaaacaacAGACAAACAAGTTTGAGATCAGTAATGTGATTCAAATGTTGAAATATCTGAAaatccataggaagaacctaatGAAACCTCATGGCCACACCTTTGATATCTTATTCATACGCAtataaaggaaaaattaaataTGCCTATATCTATGTTGAACATCTGGATGGTTGTGGGGGAAAGCCGACACATATCAATCACAAGATACATTGATATTACTTCTAATCAATAATTAGGAAGCCCATCTGAAATACATTTGATCAACAGAATGAATACTTTACAAGTGAAGTTTGTATTCCATGATTACTTTCAAGTTCAACATGTTAATCTACTGAAACATTATCCTGGATACTCTTCTTATATATAGTGTCCCTTATATCATTAACTAGGTTATTGAAGCTACAGTGCTGTCTAAACACCACGAATTCACCataaactcttctctcttgcttaGCAACAGAAATGAACTACAACAACCATAGATTCCATGACAAATAGATCCTACTACATGAACATGCAGAACCAAATAGATTCACTAAAATGACAAGCCTAAAACATCACCTGTGCCGCGAAAGCATCTCATCACGAGTTTCCTGCTTCTTTTCAGTTCCATTGTCTGAAATCACTTCTTCCTGCACCTGCTCCTCAATTTCCTGGCTATCCTCCATTGGACCAACTCTAAAACAAATAAATAGATATTAACCAAAAATCACCAAAATTATCTTACAGTTATAAGAAATCATATGCaaacatcaacaagaaaagaatcaAAAGCAAACTAAGCATCGAAGTTAGAAAGGAAACAGTGAGGCTATACGCTATGCAACAAATTCTCAAAATTAGACAGTTAAACCTGGATCAACCAATgccaaattttattgaaaaaaaaaagaaccacaAAAAAATAAATGGAAGATGCAATGAGTTTAGAAAGCAACAACAGAACAAAGATAAAGGAGAAGGGGAAAATTGAAACCACTGCTTGCAGCCACCGATGTGGAGGAAGTAGCCTGCAGCCGCCGCAAAGAGACGAAATTATGGAAGATGCATCAAAGAAAGAACAATGATTTTATTTCAGAAACAACTGAGACAGAGTTGAGTTTTGGGGACAATGAAAAAGTGAAACCCTAGTGTTAGTCGGTGAAaccatagttgtaagaaccgaaccggtgatcaaATCGATCAggttactggtttattggtttattggttcaaccgataaattactggttgaaccgataaaaccggtttcacataaataaaaaatataatagcaAAGGTATAAAACAAAAGCTATTACAAAATACAAATTCACATCAATTGTTCAATGTTGGAAGCATAACCTATTTCCAACAGTTCAATTCAAAGGGTTCCTGTTAAGCAAGACAAAAGCAACCATATATGCATTCACTAAAATCTGTTTTGGACATAAAACTAGTTTTGCCGACATGTTTTCAAGCCTAAATTTGCCGAATGATTTAAATTATGAGCAAGATTGGTACCTAACTAAGACATACAACCATGAGAAATTGATGAATGAATAACAAGCACTTAACTCGCAAGTAAAATAGTTGCATTCAACTTGAAAATAACCATTCAATTCAACCCACATTTAAAAGCAACACCATAGTAGTTCAACAGCAAATAATTCGACAAAAAGACTCAGAGTCACTACACTAAACAGATTCACAATGGCAAAATAGTTCAACAGCACATAATTCAACAAAAATTGCTAGAAAATCCAGCAATCCATCTTCTAAAGCAAACAGGCATAAtggcataataaaaaattaataaaaaatccaGCAATCCAGCCATCACTACACTAAACAGATGCacaataaaaaattcaacaaattcgGTAATTTCATAATCAAGAATCAATAAATTCATAATCAAGAATAAACAAATTCAACCAATTATaattaaacatttaacataaacaGAACATAATAACTACAAAAACAGAGATAATGGCATAATGCGAGGAGACCACCAACGGACCAACCTGTCCGACATATGAGGCAGTGGACAGAGAGGACGCGATGACGCCGCCGACGGAGCAAGGAGCTGCGATGAAGAAGACGACCTGCGAGGCTACGAGCCAAAACGCGACGTGCAAGGAGGTCGTCGGAGCCGCACCGTGTCTGGAAGGACGAAGACGACGAGACGGCCGGCGGGGTTGGAGCCTGGAGGCGTTGCTGCCTTGCTGCCTTGCTGCCTTGCTGCCTTACTGGGGAATGGGTGCCGTTGGGGATTAGGGTTAGGGGGAATGGGTCAATGGGGATGGGGATGTGGTTGGTACTTGGTAGGTTCGAGTGTTTTgtgtgattattttttttttttgttataaaaaccAAAACGACGTCGCTTTAGTtaagggagaaaaaaaaaagagaacttcGAACCGGATGGGTTATTCAAAACCGCCGGTTCGTCGATTTTTCACAAAATTGGACGGTTCAATCCGATTTTATCCCGTTCATTCTTTATCCGGTTAGATTACTCAATCGCAGCGGCTAATTGACCGATTTATTGGTTTTTTAGTCGAATCGGCCGGTCTAGTCAAATTCTTACAACTATGGGTGAAACACATGAGTATGGTTATCATGGAATacgttttataaattttattataaaataattaaatctaaaatatAATCTATACTAATatagtaataaaatttataaacaccATATGGAgctaaagaaaaagaattcacttAAACACAAAATTTATCATATGTCTCAATTGATGAATATTAAAATTTACATGAGTAAATTAACTActgtaaatattaattatataaaaaaattatttaaaaatctaCATCTTAACTCTCACCAACTctaaccaaaagaaaaaaaagaaattctcACCAAATACTCAGATCTCCATTACTCTCCCACACCAACCACTAAACTCCCATCCTGGAAGAGATGCAACAAACTCAGATCCAGGCGAGGAACCAAGCGGTGATAGATCTGTCGCAGCAGTCTCCACCATCGAGTCTCTCCGTTTAGAGAATTGCCGTCTTCGTCTGGCCAGCGTCGCTGCCGACCTGCCGTCCTCTTCTCCGAGCTTTGTTGTTTCGCAGTCCTTTTTTCCAACCCTCCCCTTCGTGGTACTATTTTCTGCTTCTACATGCTTTgggttttttttatttgtctctgTAAGCTCTGATTATAGTTCTTCGGACAGTACTAAAATTTGTTCCTTCAAGCAATtattaatgtatatttttttggTCTCTTGTTTAATTTAATCTTAGTGTCTATAGAAGTTAACAGGAGAAAATTTGTGCTATTAAGTAATAAGTTGATTTAAGTAATAAGTTGAATCAATCTGCTGCAAAAGTTAAGCTATTAAGTAATAAGTTGATTTAATTTTTACCAACCCACATCATTCATTTGACACCATCACTCCCAATTTTGAAAAAGGCTTGCTGCTCCTCGTTAACATCATCTCCCTCTGCACTACCATAGTCTCTCTTTAtgcttcttctctccttcttctgCTGCCGCCTCCTCTTCGTCTCTCTGCTCCTCCTCCTGCCTTCCTCCTCTGCTTTGTTCTACTGCCTCCTCCTCTCTCCCGGTTTGCTCTAACTCTCTGTCTCTGCAGGTTTTTCTAATTTCAGTTGATGATCTCTTTTAACTTGCTTTCCTTTCTCATGCCAGTTTTTTCTATTGATCTTCTCAAATGAGAACAACAATACCACGCTCTCATTCCAGTATTTATGCGTATTATCAAGTTCTAAATACTAAAGTTAGATCATGTTTGCTTGGATTTTACCTCTTGATCAATCAACTCTTTATTGGGAATCcatttttcagtaattttttttatagaacctTGCAACTGAACTTGGGATTGAATTTTGCTCTTCGGTGAGTCACACACTCTTTAATCTTTGATTGTTACGGAAACGTGTGATAGGAGAATTTAGATCTAGAAATGTGCCTTCAAATTTGGTAAGtttcaacttctctttttttttaaatttattttacaatcAATAATTAgtttaaatcttttgaatttaaGGCTGTACTATTAAGGAGTGCAATTGGGTTCTCCTCCAGTTGATTTATATGTGCAGATTGACACTGGCAGTGATGTTTTCTGTATTAGCTACAACTTTTTGGATGGTTGTTCCCAAACAAGAGGTCTCTTATGAATTATTTTAGTGATATTATCTTAAGTTATAATTACACcaagttttatttaaataatatgatttttatttctattttaatt contains:
- the LOC112695836 gene encoding monothiol glutaredoxin-S6-like, coding for MEGVASMVAEKPVVIFSKSTCCLSHSMKSLIRSFGANATVYELDEISNGEQIENELIRMGCQPSVPAVFIGQQFIGGSKRIMSLHVRNELVPLLKDAKAIWI
- the LOC112695837 gene encoding OVARIAN TUMOR DOMAIN-containing deubiquitinating enzyme 5 isoform X1: MSDRVGPMEDSQEIEEQVQEEVISDNGTEKKQETRDEMLSRHRKEISQLQKKEIEMKKAAARGSKAEQKAKKKQVEDEVTRLSANLKEKHAKELAELGYSSGGNGNEKGNLDSLIKAIAGVSVANQPDRARVSKAQQKRDRRAQQEAEREQRIQAEQSDTISDRTIENEKLEKKLKPLGLTVCEIKPDGHCLYRAVEDQLALLSGGRSPHTYQELREMAAAYMRKHSAEFLPFFLSENLIEDDSDETLAEKFENYCKEVESTALWGGQLELGALTHCLKKHIMIFSGSFPDVEMGKEYKSAATTASSSSSIMLSYHKHAFGLGEHYNSVVPA
- the LOC112695837 gene encoding OVARIAN TUMOR DOMAIN-containing deubiquitinating enzyme 5 isoform X2 yields the protein MEDSQEIEEQVQEEVISDNGTEKKQETRDEMLSRHRKEISQLQKKEIEMKKAAARGSKAEQKAKKKQVEDEVTRLSANLKEKHAKELAELGYSSGGNGNEKGNLDSLIKAIAGVSVANQPDRARVSKAQQKRDRRAQQEAEREQRIQAEQSDTISDRTIENEKLEKKLKPLGLTVCEIKPDGHCLYRAVEDQLALLSGGRSPHTYQELREMAAAYMRKHSAEFLPFFLSENLIEDDSDETLAEKFENYCKEVESTALWGGQLELGALTHCLKKHIMIFSGSFPDVEMGKEYKSAATTASSSSSIMLSYHKHAFGLGEHYNSVVPA